A genomic region of Anopheles coustani chromosome 3, idAnoCousDA_361_x.2, whole genome shotgun sequence contains the following coding sequences:
- the LOC131272235 gene encoding SNF-related serine/threonine-protein kinase has product MQRTFGISAASRAGVYDGKIAGLYDLEETLGSGHFAVVKLARHVFTGEKVAVKVIEKTKLDDISRAHLFQEVRCMKLVQHPNVVRLYEVIDTQTKLYLILELGDGGDLYDYIMRHETGLSESLAREYFRQIVRAISYCHQLHVVHRDLKPENVVFFEKLGVVKLTDFGFSNKFCPGQKLETSCGSLAYSAPEILLGDSYDAPAVDVWSLGVILFMLVCGHPPFQEANDSETLTMIMDCKYTMPSHVSDGCRNLISRMLVREPEKRATLHQIAQDEWLMEGSGEETPENQPLVSREQVSEEDHSLIIQKMINGKIATKEEILEALDRNEYNHITATYFLLAERKLRAHRQEEAQKRKPELTLPVSNSSRLLQNHKKNEADEEEEEDTPGGLLTTRLGMHLSVPRTPGTETGQTGRSRKCSIVQEEEDDEDDVHCAGHEELSTPLNRRGSRSEGRINVTVQDRIAESERLKQDAKKYQQPERAATMDETDCCTGLTNQQMSPLLGGIGNVTLVTSENSSTKDRLGIAGGGLHRKPMPELKRNVAGSVDSKKPSVLKPSLVKIVDGVSVRSGSFDQCMRGASGVGGGELVTTKIITDSSTITIPIPTLNIVTTSTIPKYKTMPSPTRSNAILTATTNCLNEIFEEGTDVGSSDSNTTTPRPVVRSQFAAARQQSQPTGNGTGAGGTGNNAHRRSKFNKSRTASCSSSDASDDDSENRKKRAHKIVDATVKPLTQRRDSHDDSSDSQDPGCNAAAAGGAGKAQIKGISTTTNGQGGGGGSGGSGGGGGGGSADDKHGSTGGNRQKPTSQQVDFRRHRGRRRPVETRLRESQSLNRITEVQESEVGGHSVTQQLASCTVTATPVVAMVTSGTVAGKRESPEPIVVKMQASCDNAVEHDAVNHTQEEFHSCKVNPASESGAHQVLPVSKGSTSTRQNHHHHHHNHAPSKSKGLSARIFQTFKKQPAAAASTTTTTTTAGPGPVSTVPGDPCSTAAAGDDIEIVVELAKALNSASAEGGKSNTKKIKILGRYFQVHKKIYVPLSGLFQRGRLYKAQSCGSIVRDKVNVNPNGSGSHANTTGRHSTIFGEKNRIIKNCLGSSDGGSRHLGSDGDINHNNGSTHHHHHHHHYHQHSSSSLLASLSGSGPPATGSADTANVSISRGPSPIELVSNGHSAAAAAVAPVPIKTA; this is encoded by the exons ATGCAGCGTACGTTTGGGATATCGGCCGCCAGCCGGGCTGGTGTGTACGACGGCAAGATCGCGGGCCTGTATGACCTGGAGGAAACGCTCGGTTCGGGCCATTTCGCCGTGGTAAAGCTGGCCCGGCACGTGTTCACCGGCGAGAAGGTGGCGGTGAAGGTGATCGAGAAGACCAAGCTGGACGATATCTCCCGGGCACATCTGTTCCAGGAAGTGCG ATGCATGAAGCTTGTCCAACATCCCAATGTGGTGCGGTTGTACGAGGTCATCGACACCCAGACGAAGCTGTATCTCATCCTGGAGCTGGGGGATGGCGGCGATCTCTACGACTACATCATGCGCCACGAGACGGGCCTCTCGGAGAGTTTGGCCCGCGAGTACTTCCGACAGATCGTGCGCGCTATATCCTACTGTCATCAGCTGCACGTGGTGCATCG AGATCTAAAGCCGGAGAATGTGGTGTTTTTCGAGAAGCTCGGTGTGGTGAAGCTGACCGACTTTGGCTTCAGCAATAAGTTCTGCCCGGGCCAGAAGCTGGAGACATCCTGCGGCAGTTTGGCATACTCGGCGCCGGAAATCCTGCTCGGCGATTCGTACGATGCACCAGCAGTCG ACGTTTGGTCGCTGGGAGTGATACTGTTCATGCTGGTCTGCGGACACCCACCGTTTCAAGAGGCGAACGACTCCGAGACACTGACAATGATCATGGACTGCAAGTACACCATGCCGAGCCACGTATCGGACGGCTGCCGAAA TCTCATCAGCCGGATGTTGGTGCGTGAACCGGAAAAGCGAGCCACACTGCACCAGATCGCTCAGGACGAGTGGTTGATGGAGGGTAGCGGCGAGGAAACGCCGGAGAATCAACCACTGGTCAGCCGGGAGCAGGTTAGCGAGGAGGATCATTCGTTGATCATACAGAAGATGATCAACGGTAAAATAGCTACCAAAGAGGAAATTTTAGA GGCTTTAGATCGTAACGAGTACAATCACATCACGGCAACCTACTTTTTGCTCGCGGAGCGCAAATTGAGGGCCCATCGGCAGGAGGAAGCGCAAAAACGGAAACCGGAGCTCACGTTACCGGTTTCCAATTCGTCACG GCTGCTGCAAAACCATAAGAAAAACGAGGCAgatgaagaggaggaggaggacacGCCGGGTGGGTTGCTAACCACGAGACTGGGCATGCACTTGAGCGTCCCCAGGACACCGGGAACTGAAACGGGTCAG ACGGGTCGAAGTCGGAAGTGTAGTATCGTGCAGGAGGAGGAAGATGATGAAGACGACGTTCACTGTGCTGGTCACGAGGAACTGTCGACGCCTCTGAACCGGAGGGGATCGCGATCGGAGGGGCGGATCAATGTGACAGTGCAGGATCGAATAGCGGAGTCGGAGCGGCTCAAACAGGACGCCAAAAAATACCAACAACCGGAACGGGCAGCTACGATGGACGAAACTGATTGCTGTACCGGTTTGACCAACCAACAGATGTCACCTTTGCTCGGTGGAATCGGAAACGTGACGCTAGTTACGAGCGAAAACAGCAGCACGAAGGATCGGCTAGGGATTGCGGGCGGTGGCCTTCACCGCAAACCAATGCCGGAACTAAAGCGGAACGTGGCCGGAAGTGTAGACTCAAAGAAGCCATCCGTCCTGAAGCCGTCGCTAGTGAAAATCGTGGACGGTGTTAGCGTGCGTTCGGGCTCGTTCGACCAGTGTATGCGCGGAGCGAGCGGTGTTGGCGGTGGTGAGCTGGTCACGACGAAAATTATCACCGACAGCTCGACGATCACGATCCCGATACCGACGCTAAACATTGTGACCACGTCCACGATACCGAAGTACAAGACGATGCCCTCACCGACGCGCTCGAACGCGATACTTACCGCGACGACGAACTGTCTGAACGAAATCTTCGAAGAGGGCACGGACGTGGGCAGCTCGGACTCGAACACCACCACGCCGCGGCCCGTAGTACGCAGCCAGTTCGCAGCGGCCCGACAGCAGAGCCAACCAACGGGTAACGGTACCGGTGCGGGGGGTACGGGTAACAACGCACACCGGCGCAGCAAGTTCAACAAGTCGCGTACGGCGTCGTGCAGCAGTTCGGACGCGTCGGATGACGATTCGGAGAACCGAAAAAAGCGGGCACACAAAATAGTGGACGCAACGGTTAAGCCGCTCACGCAACGCCGGGACTCGCACGATGATTCCAGCGATTCGCAAGACCCGGGCTGCAATGCGGCCGCCGCAGGTGGTGCGGGAAAGGCACAGATTAAGGGCATCTCGACGACGACCAATGGGcaaggaggtggtggtgggagtggcggtagtggtggtggtggaggaggtggaTCGGCAGATGACAAGCACGGCTCGACGGGTGGCAACCGACAGAAACCGACGTCCCAACAGGTCGATTTCCGACGGCATCGTGGTCGAAGGAGACCGGTCGAGACGCGCCTTAGGGAAAGCCAATCGCTTAATCGCATCACGGAAGTGCAGGAGTCGGAGGTTGGTGGCCATTCTGTTACGCAGCAGCTGGCGAGCTGCACCGTTACGGCTACTCCGGTAGTGGCGATGGTAACGTCAGGTACGGTCGCCGGAAAGCGCGAATCCCCAGAACCGATAGTGGTGAAAATGCAAGCATCTTGTGATAACGCTGTAGAGCACGATGCGGTCAATCATACACAGGAGGAGTTTCACTCGTGCAAGGTGAATCCAGCATCCGAAAGTGGTGCGCATCAAGTGCTCCCGGTTTCGAAAGGTTCCACGTCGACGCGTCagaaccaccaccatcatcatcataatcatgcGCCGTCCAAATCGAAAGGGCTTAGTGCACGAATTTTCCAGACGTTTAAAAAGCAACCCGCTGCAGCAGCTTCcacgacaacaacgacgaccaCGGCGGGCCCGGGGCCAGTAAGTACCGTCCCGGGTGATCCCTGTTCGACGGCGGCTGCTGGCGATGATATAGAGATAGTGGTCGAGCTCGCCAAAGCCCTGAACAGTGCATCTGCCGAGGGCGGTAAGAGCAacacgaagaagatcaaaattctcGGACGCTATTTTCAG GTGCACAAGAAAATTTACGTTCCCCTGTCCGGTCTGTTCCAGCGGGGCCGACTGTACAAGGCACAGTCGTGCGGGTCGATCGTACGCGATAAAGTGAACGTGAACCCGAACGGCAGCGGATCGCACGCCAACACGACCGGCCGGCACTCGACAATCTTTGGCGAGAAGAACCGAATCATCAAAAACTGTCTCGGCAGCAGCGACGGCGGTTCACGCCATCTGGGCAGCGACGGGGATATCAATCACAATAATGGCAGtactcatcatcaccatcatcatcatcattaccatCAGCACAGTAGCAGTAGTTTGCTAGCTTCGCTCTCGGGAAGTGGTCCTCCGGCCACGGGTTCAGCGGACACGGCAAACGTCAGTATCTCGCGGGGCCCCTCACCGATCGAACTGGTCTCAAACGGTCAttcagcggcggcggcggcggtggcgccAGTTCCTATCAAAACGGCATAG